The following nucleotide sequence is from Nitrospinota bacterium.
AGCCGGGCAAGCGTTACCGGCGCGCCGATCTGCGAAAAAAGCATTTTGAGCTGCGCGATGCCGTTTTGCGCCCCATGCATCCCAATCACCCGCTCGGCGAACTGGTCGAACTTTTCCGGCCTCTTCAGCGACGCATAACTCATCCAGCCGGGCATCACCACGGCAAGGCACGCGCCGTGCGGGGCATCGGTGAGCGCGCCGATGCTGTGGGCCAGCATGTGGTTTTCCCACCCGGCGGGGCCGCGCCCCGCCTGCGCGATGCCGCACAGCGCCACGGCGCTGGCCCAAAGCATGTCGGCCCGCCCCCGGTAGTCATGCGGGTCTTGCAGCAGCCGGTTGGCGCTTTCAAACAGCGCGACGAACAGCCCCTCGGCCAGCCGGTCCTGCACCGGCGCATCCATCTCGCGTCCGCCGAAGTACGGCTCCATGATGTGGCTGAAGGTATCGACGATGCCGTAGACGGTCTGCTCCTTCGGCACGGTCATCGTAAGTTCGGGATCGAGTATCGAAACGGCCGGGTAGGAATGCGGTGAATACATCGCAAGCTTGAGGCCGCCGGAGGTCATGACGGAGTTGCCGTTCATCTCGCTGCCGGTGGCGGCCAGCGTCGGCACCGCCACCAAAGGCAATGCCCGCTCAGGGCGCTTCCCCCCTGTAAAAAACAGCCACGGATCGTAATCCACCGTTGCCCCGGCGGCGATGGCCTTCGCCTCATCCATCACGCTGCCGCCGCCGACGGCGAGAACCACCTCAAGCCCTTCGGCGCGCACCTTCGCTATTCCTTCGCGGGCGTGGCTGATGAGCGGGTTCGGCTTCACTCCGCCGTGATCCGCCGCGCGCACCCCCGCCGCCGCAAGGCTTTGGCGGATGCGGGCGTGGAGGCCGCTGCCCTTGATGCTCTCTTTGCCGTAAACCAGCAGGACGCTTTTTCCCAGCTTCGCCACGGCGGCGCCGGTTTCGGCGGCCTTGCCGCGTCCGAAGATGATCTGCGTCGGGTTGCGGTAGATGAAATCCTGCATCGGTCGGCTCCTTCGCAAGGGTGTTTTTTTCACTATACCAATTTTTGTCATTCTGAGTGCAACGAAGAATCCCTTTCCGGAAGGAGTTCCTTCGCCCGCGGCTCAGGATGACAGAAGCGGGAAAGAACCGCGGTACCGCCGCCGGAAACTGCAACACGATGAAATAGTTTCCATGCCCTGCTTTTCATGGTATATTTGAAAACAGGCAAGAGGGAGAAGGATACTCATGCATGATATTGCAGTTTCCACGCGGGAGCGGACGGTGGCCGAAGCCGATACGCGCACCCGCATCATCGCCGCCGCGCGCGGCCTCTTCATTGCCCGCGGTTTTTCCAAAGTGACGATGGACGAATTGGCCGGGCAGCTTGGCATCAGCAAAAAAACGCTCTACCGGCATTTCGACAAAAAGGACGATCTGGTGGACGCGGCGTTTGAGTGGCAGATGCTTTACATCCGCCAAAACCTGACCGAAATCTTTTCCCGGCCCGGCGATTTTCTCGACCGGCTGTATGCCTTCTGCGCGTTCATCACCGGCGCGCTGTCGCGGGTGAACCGCGCGTTCCTCGAAGACCTCCGCCGTTTCCGCCCCGATCTCTGGAAAAAGATAGAGGAGTTCCGCCGCGCGCGGATAGAGGGGGAATTCGCCAAGGTGATCGCCGACGGCCGGCGCATCGGCGTGGTGCGCGGCGACGTGAACGTGGAACTGTTCATCGCCATTTTCCTCGCGGCGGTGCAAGGGGTGGTAAACCCCGAAACGCTGTCGCGGCATCCGTTCACCGCCGAAGAAGCCTACCGGGGGGTTATCGGGGTGATGTTCGAGGGAATTTTGGCCGACGGCGCGAAACCGCTGTTCCGCGCCCGCTTCAAGCAAACCGCCAAGGAAGGAAAAAAGAAATGAAGCGCATAGCTCTTGTGATCGCCGTCATCGCGCTGGCCGGATGCAATAACGCCCGGGACGGCGCCATCACCGCCAGCGGCGTGATAGAGGCGACCGAAGTGACCGTGAACGCCAAGCTGGGCGGCGAGATAACGGCGCTTGCCGTGGCTGAGGGGGCCGAGGTGAAAAAAGGGGATTTGCTTGCAACCATCGATCACGCAAACCTCGACATCCAACTGCGGCAGGCCGAGGCCAACGTGCAGGCCGCCAGCGCGCAGCACCGTTTGGCCCAGCGCGGCGCGCGCGGCGAGGACATCAGGCTGGCCGAGGCGAATTTCCGCTTCGCCGAAACGGAGTTCAAGCGGATAGCCGAGCTTTTCCGCCTGCGGGGCGCGACGCAACGGCAGCATGACGACGCGGCCACGCGCCTCGCCGTGGCGAAAGAGACTTACGAAAAACTGAAAAACGGCCTGCTGCCCGAAGAGATAGAGTCCGCCCAGGCGCGCCTCGCGCTGGCCGAGGCGCAGCGCGCGCAGGTGGAGAAATACATCGCCGATACCTCCGTCACCGCCCCGGTGGACGGCACCGTCACCCGAAAATCGGTGGAGGAGGGGGATCACGTGCTGCCGAACGCGCAGCTTTTCCGTATCAGCCGCCTTGCCACCGTGAACCTGATGATCTATGTAAGCGAGGTGGAGCTGGCGCGGGTGAAGCTGGGGCGGCGGGCGGACGTCTTTATCGACGCGCGGCCGAAAAAGGCCATTCCGGCCACGGTGGTGTATATTTCGCCGGTGGCGGAGTTCACCCCCAAAAACGTGCAGACCAAGGACGACCGGACCAAGCTGGTCTTCGGCGTGAAGCTGGAGATACCGAACCCCGAACGCGCGCTCAAGCCGGGAATGCCGGCCGACGCGGAGCTGGCGGCGGGGCGGCCATGACGGAAGCGTTGGCCATCGAAGGGCTGGGCAAATCATTCGGCGATATGCGCGCGGTGGACGGCATATCCCTGACCGTGCGCGAGGGGGAGATGTTCGGCATCGTGGGGCCGGACGGGGCGGGGAAGACCACGCTCTTCCGCATGCTCTGCGGCATCATGAAGCCGTCCAAAGGAACCGCCCGCATCTTCGGCCACGATGTCCGCGGCGGCATGGAACAAATCAAGCGACAGATAGGTTACTTCTCGCAGCGGTTCACGCTTTACGGCGACCTTTCGGTGGACGAAAACATCGAGTTCTTCGCCGAGATACACGACGTGCATGATTACCGGGAGCGGCGCGAAGAGCTGCTCGCCTTCACCCGCCTCACGCCGTTCCGCGGCCGGCTGGCCGACCGGCTTTCGGGCGGCATGAAGCAGAAGCTGGCGCTCGCCTGCACGCTCATCCACCGCCCCCGGCTGATATTCCTCGACGAGCCGACCACCGGGGTGGACCCGATATCGCGCATGGATTTTTGGAAAATACTTTCCGCCCTGCTTAAAACCAACATCACCATCGTGATGAGCACCCCCTATCTGGACGAGGCGGAGCGGTGCGGCCGGGTGGCGCTGATGAACAGGGGGGCGGTGATGGCGCTCGACACCCCCGCCAACATCAAGGAACGGATGCGCGGCGACGTGCTTGAAATCGTCTGCGGCGATATCCGGGCCGCCGCGCGCCTGCTGAAAGGGGCCGCCGGCATACTGGACGTGCAGGCGTTCGGCGACCGGCTCAACGTGGTGGTGGACGGAACGGAGGCGGGCTTCAAAAAAGTTGAATCCATTTTGCGGAATGGCGGCAT
It contains:
- a CDS encoding iron-containing alcohol dehydrogenase, with the protein product MQDFIYRNPTQIIFGRGKAAETGAAVAKLGKSVLLVYGKESIKGSGLHARIRQSLAAAGVRAADHGGVKPNPLISHAREGIAKVRAEGLEVVLAVGGGSVMDEAKAIAAGATVDYDPWLFFTGGKRPERALPLVAVPTLAATGSEMNGNSVMTSGGLKLAMYSPHSYPAVSILDPELTMTVPKEQTVYGIVDTFSHIMEPYFGGREMDAPVQDRLAEGLFVALFESANRLLQDPHDYRGRADMLWASAVALCGIAQAGRGPAGWENHMLAHSIGALTDAPHGACLAVVMPGWMSYASLKRPEKFDQFAERVIGMHGAQNGIAQLKMLFSQIGAPVTLARLGLKEEDIPRIVAHVLESSPGGGSLGPSGITAVLKLCL
- a CDS encoding TetR/AcrR family transcriptional regulator, which encodes MHDIAVSTRERTVAEADTRTRIIAAARGLFIARGFSKVTMDELAGQLGISKKTLYRHFDKKDDLVDAAFEWQMLYIRQNLTEIFSRPGDFLDRLYAFCAFITGALSRVNRAFLEDLRRFRPDLWKKIEEFRRARIEGEFAKVIADGRRIGVVRGDVNVELFIAIFLAAVQGVVNPETLSRHPFTAEEAYRGVIGVMFEGILADGAKPLFRARFKQTAKEGKKK
- a CDS encoding efflux RND transporter periplasmic adaptor subunit codes for the protein MKRIALVIAVIALAGCNNARDGAITASGVIEATEVTVNAKLGGEITALAVAEGAEVKKGDLLATIDHANLDIQLRQAEANVQAASAQHRLAQRGARGEDIRLAEANFRFAETEFKRIAELFRLRGATQRQHDDAATRLAVAKETYEKLKNGLLPEEIESAQARLALAEAQRAQVEKYIADTSVTAPVDGTVTRKSVEEGDHVLPNAQLFRISRLATVNLMIYVSEVELARVKLGRRADVFIDARPKKAIPATVVYISPVAEFTPKNVQTKDDRTKLVFGVKLEIPNPERALKPGMPADAELAAGRP
- a CDS encoding ABC transporter ATP-binding protein, which encodes MTEALAIEGLGKSFGDMRAVDGISLTVREGEMFGIVGPDGAGKTTLFRMLCGIMKPSKGTARIFGHDVRGGMEQIKRQIGYFSQRFTLYGDLSVDENIEFFAEIHDVHDYRERREELLAFTRLTPFRGRLADRLSGGMKQKLALACTLIHRPRLIFLDEPTTGVDPISRMDFWKILSALLKTNITIVMSTPYLDEAERCGRVALMNRGAVMALDTPANIKERMRGDVLEIVCGDIRAAARLLKGAAGILDVQAFGDRLNVVVDGTEAGFKKVESILRNGGIPITDWRPVKPSLENVFISLITNAA